The proteins below come from a single Limnobaculum xujianqingii genomic window:
- a CDS encoding phage protein Gp37 — MIVMPRTAAIEQELISGIRTSFGKTLLKVDRLDGAWTEETIRLVTSVSPAVYVAWIGGRRDPRRGVIMGTWGLFSSASVLSGQRKDSVGAYDINDRLVAWLEGRQLTAACGAANFTQIANLYSKGAAKTGTVVCGLYFDIPQQMPSRIDEGDIGEFETYYHQWPQADGAPVQDSFNTHLYTGTEHE; from the coding sequence ATGATAGTCATGCCTCGCACCGCCGCCATTGAGCAGGAACTGATAAGCGGCATCCGCACGTCATTCGGTAAAACCCTGCTCAAAGTGGATCGTCTGGATGGAGCCTGGACGGAAGAGACCATCCGACTGGTTACCTCCGTGAGCCCGGCGGTGTATGTCGCCTGGATTGGTGGCCGTCGTGACCCACGCCGTGGCGTCATCATGGGTACCTGGGGGCTGTTCTCCAGTGCCTCTGTCCTGTCAGGTCAGCGTAAAGACAGTGTCGGAGCCTATGACATCAATGACCGTCTGGTTGCCTGGCTGGAAGGCCGTCAACTTACCGCCGCCTGTGGTGCGGCGAATTTTACCCAGATAGCCAACCTTTACAGCAAGGGGGCCGCCAAGACCGGTACGGTGGTGTGTGGTCTTTACTTCGATATTCCTCAACAAATGCCATCCCGTATTGATGAAGGTGACATCGGGGAGTTTGAGACCTATTACCACCAGTGGCCGCAGGCAGACGGTGCCCCCGTTCAGGATTCGTTTAACACCCACCTTTACACAGGTACAGAACATG
- a CDS encoding gp436 family protein encodes MVYASVADMNVRYGRDTLRQLAEQKIDCDNDGQPLQTVEQVIETALADASAAIDGYIDTRLLLPLQKVPAVLIRHTCILARYALEPGAATEKAEKEYDATIRFLEKVSTGDISLALTQDEEQPDTGDVVVMENAGSVWARDRSKGYI; translated from the coding sequence ATGGTTTACGCATCCGTCGCTGATATGAATGTGCGTTATGGTCGTGACACGCTCCGCCAGTTGGCCGAGCAAAAAATTGACTGTGATAACGACGGTCAGCCGTTACAGACCGTCGAGCAGGTTATCGAAACCGCGCTGGCGGATGCGTCAGCCGCCATTGATGGCTATATCGATACCCGGTTGTTATTGCCGCTTCAAAAGGTCCCGGCCGTGCTTATCCGTCACACCTGCATTCTGGCGCGTTATGCACTGGAACCAGGCGCTGCCACGGAAAAGGCCGAGAAGGAGTACGACGCGACGATCCGCTTCCTGGAAAAAGTCAGTACCGGTGATATCAGTCTGGCCCTGACGCAGGACGAGGAACAACCGGATACGGGCGACGTGGTGGTGATGGAGAACGCCGGCTCGGTCTGGGCGCGTGACCGCTCTAAGGGGTATATCTGA
- a CDS encoding HI1506-related protein has translation MQENQETYDPSDVVEMSGVMVVNTAHDGYRRAGFSFKSGENILPPVTAAQWHLLDGDPRLVVSVIATESAPGHQTPGAVDDNAISVRVDMPGIVNTPMPPELAPTEGSQVNPQDNFISAILASKIEPYDKWFTQKGEPRLTQWRDVIGVDVSAEDIKAAIAAHDTLSPTTEG, from the coding sequence ATGCAAGAGAATCAAGAAACTTATGACCCGTCTGATGTGGTTGAAATGTCAGGCGTCATGGTGGTTAACACGGCTCATGACGGCTATCGGCGTGCGGGGTTCAGCTTCAAAAGCGGTGAGAACATTCTGCCGCCGGTTACGGCCGCACAGTGGCACTTACTGGATGGCGACCCGCGCCTGGTGGTCTCCGTTATTGCCACTGAATCAGCGCCGGGTCATCAGACGCCGGGGGCCGTGGACGATAACGCTATATCTGTTCGCGTAGATATGCCCGGTATTGTCAACACGCCGATGCCGCCCGAACTGGCGCCGACTGAAGGTAGCCAGGTTAATCCGCAGGATAATTTTATCTCGGCCATTCTGGCGTCAAAAATTGAGCCTTATGACAAATGGTTTACCCAGAAAGGTGAGCCACGCCTGACGCAATGGCGCGACGTCATTGGTGTGGATGTCAGCGCAGAGGATATCAAGGCGGCTATTGCAGCGCATGACACCCTGTCGCCGACGACTGAGGGGTAA
- a CDS encoding Mu-like prophage major head subunit gpT family protein produces the protein MEISPAAVQALYTAVNTAFNAGRGTYTPLYERIATIVNSTSGSENYAWLGEFTRLKQWIGERDVKEMSVSDYTVKNVKYEATEGIKAEYIEDDTYGVLMPKFEDMGYAAATHPDELIFKLLSDGFTQLCYDKQNFFDTDHPVGEATVSNMQDGTAPAWYLLDTSRPLKPLLFQKRRDYRLQSKTDSGTSDRVFMVDEFLYGVDARVAAGYGFWQQAFASKAELNEDNLNSAIQSMMLFESSQGRPLGIMPNLLVVGPQNRAAAKRVVEAENKAGGESNINYKAVEIVVCPWLR, from the coding sequence ATGGAAATTTCACCTGCTGCCGTACAGGCACTTTATACCGCCGTTAACACGGCATTTAACGCCGGACGCGGTACCTATACCCCGCTGTATGAGCGTATTGCGACCATCGTCAACTCAACCTCCGGGTCAGAGAACTACGCCTGGCTGGGCGAGTTTACCCGCCTGAAACAGTGGATTGGTGAGCGTGACGTAAAAGAGATGTCCGTCAGTGACTACACCGTCAAGAACGTCAAGTATGAAGCCACTGAAGGGATTAAAGCGGAATACATTGAAGACGACACCTATGGCGTGTTAATGCCGAAGTTTGAGGATATGGGGTATGCCGCCGCCACCCATCCCGATGAACTGATTTTCAAGTTACTGTCCGATGGTTTTACTCAACTGTGCTACGACAAACAGAACTTTTTTGATACTGACCACCCGGTTGGTGAAGCGACCGTCTCCAATATGCAGGACGGCACCGCCCCGGCGTGGTACCTGCTGGACACTTCGCGACCGCTCAAGCCGTTACTGTTCCAGAAGCGCCGCGATTATCGTCTGCAATCCAAAACCGACTCGGGTACATCCGACCGCGTCTTTATGGTGGACGAATTCCTGTATGGCGTGGATGCGCGTGTCGCCGCCGGGTATGGCTTCTGGCAACAGGCGTTCGCCTCCAAGGCCGAGCTGAACGAGGACAACCTGAACAGTGCCATCCAGTCCATGATGTTGTTCGAGTCCTCACAGGGTCGCCCGCTGGGGATTATGCCGAACCTGCTGGTTGTGGGCCCTCAAAACCGTGCGGCGGCAAAACGTGTCGTCGAAGCCGAGAACAAGGCCGGCGGTGAAAGCAACATTAACTACAAGGCCGTCGAGATTGTCGTCTGCCCGTGGTTACGTTAA
- a CDS encoding phage protease — protein MKTQISTPLPPVAILTAELQSSGDGWYQLLPAGEFKARDGRPHDVARGCWYIDADIAAQFIAATAAVGQPVLCDYNHATLRDQDPERQVSAEQTAELAKAAGWLDNPAIEMQWRESGLYVRPRWTPAAQAGIDAEEWRYLSAVFPYDTETGHSLYLRMFAITNDPGLVGMEPLVALAAASLNDSLNPPTQQDEPVMNEMLKLLLIALGLIPADDTTEYTEEQLKELVAKAAESIGALKTAAEAAVQVQDVVETGTDPEAIVSEATTIVEDTAADLKEAEAIIAEAELHGIDLTVAVPRSEYNKLVRKLAEASLGNAALTAEQIIRKARAQGKVMQSEVPGLLALAKKGGVAALSSNLLHRTPIVALGARQTSTLPAPAKTNTVALSAEDRAVIKATGVSEAEFLANKIALMKG, from the coding sequence ATGAAAACACAAATTTCCACACCGTTACCACCCGTCGCCATCCTGACCGCAGAGCTTCAGTCATCCGGTGATGGCTGGTATCAGCTTCTGCCGGCCGGCGAATTTAAAGCCCGTGACGGACGTCCGCATGATGTTGCTCGCGGCTGCTGGTATATCGATGCCGATATTGCGGCACAGTTTATCGCGGCGACCGCTGCCGTGGGTCAACCGGTGTTGTGTGACTATAACCACGCCACCCTCAGAGACCAGGACCCGGAACGCCAAGTCAGCGCAGAGCAGACCGCAGAGCTTGCGAAGGCCGCCGGCTGGTTAGACAACCCAGCGATTGAAATGCAGTGGCGCGAATCCGGGCTTTATGTTCGTCCTCGCTGGACGCCGGCCGCACAGGCTGGCATTGATGCCGAAGAATGGCGCTATCTGTCCGCCGTTTTTCCCTATGACACTGAAACCGGCCACTCCCTTTATTTACGCATGTTTGCCATCACCAACGACCCCGGTCTGGTTGGTATGGAGCCGCTTGTCGCGCTCGCGGCGGCCTCGCTGAACGATTCTTTAAACCCACCAACACAACAGGACGAACCCGTCATGAATGAAATGTTAAAACTGTTGCTTATCGCGCTGGGCCTCATCCCTGCCGATGACACAACGGAGTACACCGAGGAGCAGCTCAAAGAGCTGGTCGCGAAAGCGGCTGAGTCCATTGGTGCCCTGAAAACCGCCGCTGAGGCTGCCGTCCAGGTTCAGGACGTAGTCGAGACTGGCACCGACCCTGAAGCGATTGTGAGCGAGGCCACCACCATCGTGGAAGACACCGCCGCCGACCTGAAGGAAGCCGAAGCCATCATCGCGGAAGCGGAGTTGCACGGTATTGACCTGACGGTTGCCGTGCCACGCTCTGAGTACAACAAACTCGTCCGAAAACTGGCGGAAGCTTCCCTGGGTAATGCCGCACTGACGGCCGAGCAAATTATCCGTAAAGCCCGCGCTCAGGGAAAAGTCATGCAATCTGAAGTCCCTGGTCTGCTGGCACTGGCGAAAAAAGGCGGTGTGGCGGCACTGTCATCAAACCTGTTGCACCGTACCCCGATTGTGGCTTTGGGTGCCCGTCAGACCAGTACTCTGCCGGCCCCCGCCAAAACCAACACTGTCGCTCTGTCTGCTGAAGACCGTGCGGTTATCAAAGCCACCGGCGTGAGTGAGGCGGAATTCCTCGCCAATAAAATCGCCCTGATGAAAGGTTAA
- a CDS encoding phage virion morphogenesis protein codes for MRIDYQFDNDEINRSIQGLTNLGQDLRPITRAISMVLAGESEDAFEKEADPTTGQPWPALSEAYREHLEKKGKNGKMLQRSQGGLAMSLTPDFDAVSAAIGTNKVYGALMHLGGTPAMPAAPAAVKARPYMGLSPEGVTRIVDIINQMHQNALNGQG; via the coding sequence GTGAGAATCGACTATCAGTTTGACAATGACGAGATTAACCGCAGTATCCAGGGGCTCACCAACCTGGGGCAGGATTTACGTCCCATTACCCGTGCGATATCGATGGTACTGGCCGGCGAGTCAGAAGACGCGTTCGAGAAAGAAGCCGACCCGACAACCGGCCAGCCGTGGCCGGCCTTATCAGAAGCCTACCGGGAACATCTGGAGAAGAAAGGCAAGAACGGCAAAATGCTACAGCGTAGCCAGGGCGGTCTCGCTATGTCACTGACACCCGACTTTGATGCGGTCAGCGCGGCCATTGGTACCAATAAAGTCTATGGTGCCCTGATGCACCTGGGCGGAACGCCCGCCATGCCGGCAGCACCGGCAGCGGTCAAAGCGCGACCTTATATGGGGCTATCACCTGAAGGCGTTACGCGAATTGTGGATATCATCAACCAGATGCACCAGAACGCGCTCAATGGTCAGGGGTGA
- a CDS encoding phage head morphogenesis protein has protein sequence MRQAVDLGYAMKLEPKLAVDYFRSKGYDVSWNWQETSLQTHSQAFTVAKGVRMDVLTTIGAQVDRGLSQGITEQEFKKTLTPQLQELGWWGKQVVVDSAGGAEVVQLGSPARLGTIFRTNLATTYQAGRYQQQLASTETHPYWQYIAILDDNTRTSHRALHGKVFHCTDPIWETMYPPNDWGCRCRVRALTASEVKQKGLKVESSVGRIATDTVEAGVDKRTGEIYEKDVTTYTDGKQTMRTGPGWSGNVGSAAMGSDANIARKLVEMQDRQLRQQVIQSLNNAPARQAAFSRWVGDALTTTRQGRSVQPLGFMADDVAQAVQARTGAPVARLLGVSEQQIRQANALKGVKQLTLTEYQLLPQILNRPQAVLWDAQKQQLLYIGQGNGQVSTVIRTLSGQTPQPGALDAMVEAYKMSVSDLRQALATGRYQLIKGVL, from the coding sequence ATGCGTCAGGCGGTTGATTTAGGCTATGCCATGAAGCTGGAGCCGAAGCTCGCCGTCGACTATTTTCGCTCCAAAGGGTATGACGTTTCATGGAACTGGCAGGAAACCAGTCTCCAGACGCACTCACAGGCGTTTACTGTGGCGAAAGGTGTGCGTATGGACGTCCTGACCACCATCGGGGCACAGGTTGACCGGGGGCTCTCCCAGGGTATTACGGAACAGGAGTTTAAAAAGACCCTGACACCTCAGCTTCAGGAGTTGGGTTGGTGGGGTAAGCAGGTGGTGGTCGACAGTGCCGGCGGTGCTGAAGTGGTGCAACTGGGTAGCCCGGCGCGTCTGGGTACCATCTTTCGTACCAATCTGGCAACCACCTACCAGGCCGGACGCTATCAGCAACAGCTCGCCAGCACGGAAACGCACCCGTACTGGCAATATATCGCTATCCTGGACGATAACACCCGAACCTCGCATCGCGCCCTGCACGGTAAGGTCTTTCACTGTACAGACCCTATCTGGGAAACGATGTACCCACCCAATGACTGGGGGTGTCGCTGTCGCGTTCGTGCGCTGACCGCTTCCGAGGTGAAGCAAAAAGGTCTGAAGGTCGAGTCCAGTGTCGGCCGGATTGCCACCGATACGGTCGAGGCCGGTGTGGATAAGCGCACCGGGGAGATTTACGAGAAAGACGTCACCACCTATACCGACGGCAAGCAGACCATGCGAACCGGCCCGGGGTGGTCGGGCAACGTCGGCAGTGCGGCGATGGGTTCAGATGCGAATATTGCCCGTAAACTCGTGGAGATGCAGGACAGGCAGCTTCGCCAGCAGGTTATCCAGTCACTGAATAATGCACCGGCTCGTCAGGCGGCGTTCTCCCGTTGGGTGGGTGATGCACTCACGACTACCCGCCAGGGGCGCAGTGTGCAACCACTGGGATTTATGGCGGATGATGTCGCCCAGGCCGTTCAGGCCCGAACCGGTGCACCGGTTGCCCGTCTGTTGGGAGTGAGCGAGCAGCAAATTCGCCAGGCTAACGCCCTGAAGGGCGTTAAACAACTGACCCTGACAGAGTACCAGCTCTTACCGCAGATACTGAACCGGCCGCAGGCCGTGTTGTGGGATGCACAAAAACAGCAGTTGTTATACATCGGCCAGGGTAATGGTCAGGTCAGTACCGTTATTCGCACCCTGTCAGGTCAGACACCTCAGCCCGGCGCACTGGATGCGATGGTCGAGGCGTACAAAATGTCCGTATCTGACTTGCGTCAGGCATTAGCAACCGGACGCTATCAACTGATTAAAGGGGTACTGTAA
- a CDS encoding DUF935 domain-containing protein has translation MKFLKNIVDAFGRRFTFSDDQQTDGAKVAFLHQQQSPHPSIGLTPAKAAALLKDAENGELMAQCELAEDMEEKDTHLQSELGKRRRAVQSLPWKIVPPVNPTDDEQYDVDMLTEILTDATWFNDCLFDATDAIFKGFSCQEIEWEDVEGLILPRAIEFREAAWFQTHPQNRNELRLRDGSHEGQALQPFGWVRHVAKSRSGYLARTGLVRNIVWCYIFKHYSIRDLAEFLEIYGMPVRIGKYPSGSTEKEKNQLLRAIMSIGHNAGGIFPRGMDLELKSVIEGSSDPFMAFVNYWDLNMSKVILGGTLTSQADGATSTNALGNVHERMAGNICESDALQLAPTITRDLVQPIMAFNGRSFNSLRRMPRFVFDLSTPEDLTAYSTALPLLAGIGMKIPVQWAHDKLQIPVADENDAVLTPPSQPAAPAFLTAQVPPGFAALAAGAVPSSPQNAVKAMPGAISGVEWQQAIDPILKPILEALETGGMMAAKEKAAALYSDLDDEQLTDMLHRAMFVAETWGRLNASGG, from the coding sequence ATGAAATTTCTGAAAAATATCGTTGACGCCTTCGGGCGTCGTTTTACCTTCTCCGATGACCAGCAGACTGACGGTGCCAAGGTGGCTTTCCTGCATCAGCAGCAGAGTCCCCACCCCTCTATCGGCCTGACGCCGGCAAAAGCGGCGGCACTGCTGAAGGATGCCGAGAACGGCGAACTGATGGCGCAGTGTGAACTGGCCGAGGACATGGAAGAGAAAGACACGCACTTACAGTCAGAGCTGGGTAAGCGTCGCCGGGCGGTGCAGTCGCTGCCGTGGAAAATCGTTCCTCCCGTCAATCCGACAGATGATGAACAGTACGACGTGGACATGCTGACGGAAATCCTGACGGACGCCACCTGGTTTAATGACTGTCTGTTTGATGCGACTGACGCCATCTTCAAGGGGTTCTCCTGTCAGGAAATCGAATGGGAGGACGTCGAGGGGTTGATTCTTCCCCGCGCTATTGAGTTTCGGGAGGCAGCCTGGTTCCAGACCCACCCACAAAACCGTAATGAACTGCGCCTGCGCGACGGCAGTCATGAGGGACAAGCGCTTCAGCCATTCGGTTGGGTTCGTCATGTGGCAAAATCCCGCTCGGGTTATCTGGCCCGTACCGGTCTGGTGCGCAATATTGTCTGGTGTTACATCTTCAAACACTATTCCATTCGTGACCTGGCCGAGTTTCTGGAGATTTACGGCATGCCGGTGCGCATCGGTAAATATCCGTCAGGCAGTACCGAGAAGGAAAAGAACCAGCTCCTGCGCGCGATTATGTCTATCGGCCATAATGCCGGCGGTATCTTCCCCCGGGGCATGGATTTAGAGCTAAAATCCGTCATCGAAGGTTCATCTGACCCATTTATGGCGTTCGTCAATTACTGGGACCTGAACATGTCCAAAGTGATTTTAGGCGGAACGCTGACCAGTCAGGCGGACGGCGCGACGAGCACCAATGCTCTGGGCAATGTGCATGAACGGATGGCCGGTAATATCTGCGAGAGCGATGCACTCCAGCTTGCCCCGACCATCACCCGTGACCTGGTGCAGCCTATCATGGCGTTTAATGGCCGGTCGTTTAACAGCTTGCGCCGGATGCCGCGTTTTGTGTTTGACCTGAGCACACCGGAAGACCTGACAGCCTATTCAACCGCCTTGCCGCTGCTCGCCGGTATCGGGATGAAAATCCCCGTGCAGTGGGCCCATGACAAACTGCAAATTCCGGTCGCGGATGAAAACGACGCGGTACTGACACCGCCGTCACAACCTGCCGCGCCGGCGTTTCTGACCGCACAGGTGCCACCCGGGTTTGCGGCACTGGCGGCGGGGGCTGTCCCTTCCAGTCCCCAGAATGCCGTCAAAGCGATGCCCGGGGCGATATCGGGTGTGGAGTGGCAGCAGGCTATTGACCCGATACTCAAGCCGATACTGGAGGCGCTGGAGACCGGTGGCATGATGGCGGCCAAGGAAAAAGCCGCCGCACTCTACAGTGACCTGGACGATGAACAGCTTACTGATATGTTGCACCGGGCGATGTTTGTTGCCGAGACCTGGGGGCGGCTGAATGCGTCAGGCGGTTGA
- a CDS encoding DUF3486 family protein: MREKSTRGRPSKIDLLPQDIRDQLHQLLRDKRHTQEDIREAVNELIDQNGLGEDMKLSRTGLNRYASRMETIGARIREAREVSEAWVAKLGDAPTTDIGKLVQEMVRAIAFDQVMDVDVTQKMSPKELNQWALFAQRIEQAAMISHKREKEIRSAFATEAAEVADRVVKSAGLSKETAEEIKRSILGIA; this comes from the coding sequence ATGAGAGAGAAATCAACACGGGGCCGCCCGTCAAAAATTGACCTGCTTCCTCAGGATATCCGCGACCAGTTACACCAGTTGCTGCGCGACAAGCGTCATACGCAGGAAGATATTCGCGAGGCGGTCAATGAGCTGATTGACCAGAACGGTCTGGGTGAGGACATGAAACTCAGCCGCACCGGCCTTAATCGCTACGCCTCCCGAATGGAAACCATCGGAGCACGTATCCGCGAAGCGCGAGAAGTGTCTGAAGCCTGGGTCGCCAAACTGGGCGACGCACCAACGACAGATATCGGCAAACTGGTACAGGAAATGGTCAGAGCCATTGCATTTGACCAGGTGATGGATGTTGATGTTACTCAAAAGATGTCACCAAAAGAGCTTAACCAGTGGGCGCTGTTTGCTCAGCGTATCGAACAGGCCGCGATGATTAGCCACAAGCGCGAAAAAGAAATTCGGTCAGCCTTTGCTACTGAAGCCGCTGAAGTCGCTGACCGGGTTGTCAAGTCGGCTGGTCTGTCCAAAGAGACCGCCGAGGAAATCAAGCGCAGTATTCTGGGGATTGCCTGA
- a CDS encoding VpaChn25_0724 family phage protein, translating into MSIRDLLDADRRLVLLRSITEFGGKANESILQTCLDSYGHLVSRDEVRTHLSWLDENRLVTLTDIAGCLVASLTGRGQDVCEGRVTVPGVKRPRPA; encoded by the coding sequence ATGTCTATCCGTGATTTATTAGATGCTGACCGCCGTCTGGTGCTGTTGCGCTCGATCACCGAATTCGGCGGCAAGGCCAATGAATCCATTCTCCAGACCTGTCTGGATTCTTACGGTCACCTGGTCAGCCGGGATGAAGTCAGAACGCACCTGAGCTGGCTGGATGAAAATCGCCTGGTCACCCTGACCGATATTGCCGGTTGCCTGGTCGCCAGCCTGACCGGCCGTGGTCAGGATGTGTGCGAAGGCCGCGTTACCGTTCCCGGTGTAAAACGTCCGAGACCAGCGTAA
- a CDS encoding DUF2730 family protein translates to MFELLAAHWSMIWSIGTAVLLSILGLLSRTYAKREDVEMLKAHMTALEKSLSSLPSQKELHALQLDIANLRGDLKEAKPELRNLRALSDLLLQNELKEKK, encoded by the coding sequence GTGTTTGAATTACTTGCCGCGCACTGGTCAATGATTTGGTCGATTGGTACCGCCGTACTGCTTTCTATTTTGGGGCTCCTATCCCGAACCTATGCCAAACGTGAGGATGTCGAAATGTTGAAAGCACACATGACCGCGCTGGAAAAATCTCTGTCCTCACTGCCAAGTCAGAAGGAGTTGCACGCGCTGCAACTGGATATAGCAAACCTGCGAGGCGACCTGAAAGAGGCAAAGCCGGAGTTGCGCAACCTGCGCGCCCTGAGTGACCTGTTATTACAAAATGAGCTGAAGGAAAAGAAATAA
- a CDS encoding TraR/DksA C4-type zinc finger protein — translation MCGEAIAPSRLQVNAYAQRCFECQSDHEKKERHYRV, via the coding sequence GTGTGCGGCGAAGCCATCGCCCCCTCACGTTTACAGGTCAATGCTTATGCTCAACGTTGTTTTGAGTGTCAGTCTGACCACGAAAAAAAGGAACGACACTACCGTGTTTGA
- a CDS encoding glycoside hydrolase family 108 protein, with product MKPYSVTFIHALDYLLRAEGGYVNDPADRGGETKYGISKRAYPHLNIATLTEEQATDIYYRDYWLKAKCDQLPPGISLMVFDGIVQHGSTTAIQQLQRALGVTDDGIIGQRTLISANTTMVSVRFICQRILTQRGRTYARIVASNPSQAKFISGWFNRLDSLMLAVEEVVG from the coding sequence ATGAAACCTTACAGCGTTACCTTTATCCATGCCCTTGATTATCTGCTCAGAGCTGAAGGCGGTTACGTTAATGACCCCGCAGACCGTGGCGGTGAGACTAAATACGGTATCTCAAAGCGAGCTTATCCTCACCTGAATATTGCCACCCTGACCGAAGAACAGGCGACAGACATCTATTACCGTGACTACTGGCTAAAAGCCAAGTGTGACCAGTTGCCGCCGGGTATTTCCCTGATGGTCTTTGACGGTATCGTCCAGCACGGCTCAACAACGGCCATTCAGCAGTTACAACGTGCACTGGGTGTGACTGATGATGGCATTATCGGGCAGCGAACCCTGATTTCCGCCAACACCACTATGGTAAGCGTGCGATTCATCTGTCAGCGCATCCTGACTCAGCGCGGCCGTACTTATGCCCGTATCGTTGCGAGCAATCCCTCTCAGGCTAAGTTTATCAGTGGCTGGTTTAATCGCCTGGATAGCCTGATGTTGGCCGTTGAAGAGGTGGTCGGATGA
- a CDS encoding Mor transcription activator family protein, whose product MKDDNLDLFAPDHQELGELLDRLDNIPPAETGKYWGQMLAGLIDLFCCELKRQGEQEDKALSQAGKLVATLAHYYGGRSCYLPVGDRLKTAIRDNMLYHDYTRGNGDISALADRYKLTDSRVYQIVKDQMVLHRNRHQLTLFGKES is encoded by the coding sequence ATGAAAGACGATAACCTCGACCTGTTCGCGCCTGACCATCAGGAACTCGGCGAACTGCTCGACCGACTCGACAACATCCCACCGGCTGAAACCGGTAAATACTGGGGGCAGATGCTGGCGGGACTGATTGACCTGTTTTGTTGTGAGCTAAAACGCCAGGGCGAACAAGAAGACAAAGCCTTGTCTCAGGCGGGTAAACTGGTGGCAACCCTGGCACATTATTACGGTGGCCGTTCTTGTTACCTGCCGGTGGGTGACCGGTTAAAAACCGCCATTCGTGATAATATGCTTTACCACGACTATACCCGTGGTAACGGGGATATCTCCGCACTGGCAGACCGTTATAAGCTAACTGACAGCCGGGTTTACCAGATAGTCAAAGACCAGATGGTGCTGCACCGTAACCGTCACCAGTTGACGCTGTTTGGTAAAGAGTCATAG
- a CDS encoding gp16 family protein — MTKSQLLTRIHIAKKEFKLDMETYRAKLQAITGKRSCSEMTYGELQTVYQSFEEAGFKPKFNKKKGAHISPNSQGKNKAPEIAKIRAIWLTMHEQGFVTRPDESSLNAYVMRQTKRLNGIGVAEVGWLDAHLAYKVLEALKAWHLRLIKGILKTRRIVLPTNRNGDEVRSYDAITGVYERIRQLDEYLNNCRARGDFMLTSSFPCCGFRFETPAPTDRAEKWDSLIGCPVCRKQFMRIVTCHSVIMRTVR; from the coding sequence ATGACCAAATCACAGTTACTGACACGTATTCATATCGCAAAGAAAGAGTTCAAATTGGATATGGAAACTTACCGGGCAAAACTCCAGGCTATCACAGGTAAAAGGTCATGTTCTGAGATGACTTATGGTGAACTGCAAACCGTTTACCAGTCTTTTGAAGAAGCCGGATTTAAACCTAAGTTCAATAAGAAGAAAGGCGCACACATTAGCCCGAACAGCCAGGGAAAAAACAAAGCGCCGGAAATCGCCAAAATCCGCGCCATCTGGCTAACCATGCACGAGCAAGGGTTTGTCACCCGACCTGACGAGTCCTCGCTGAATGCTTACGTCATGCGCCAGACCAAACGGTTGAATGGTATCGGTGTGGCTGAGGTGGGCTGGCTGGATGCACACCTTGCTTACAAGGTGCTTGAAGCTTTGAAAGCCTGGCACCTGCGCCTGATTAAAGGGATATTAAAAACCCGCCGCATTGTGTTACCGACCAACAGGAACGGTGACGAAGTCCGTTCGTATGATGCGATTACTGGTGTATATGAACGTATCCGCCAGCTTGATGAATATCTAAATAATTGTCGGGCACGTGGTGACTTTATGCTGACGTCGTCTTTCCCCTGCTGTGGTTTTCGTTTTGAAACGCCTGCGCCAACTGACCGGGCGGAGAAATGGGACTCGCTGATCGGTTGTCCGGTGTGCCGTAAGCAGTTTATGCGCATTGTAACCTGTCACTCCGTTATCATGAGGACTGTACGATGA